From the genome of Desertifilum tharense IPPAS B-1220:
TTAGCTGAGTGCGTAGCAGAGTTAATGGTTTGGGGTTTACTTTTCAGCTACCTTTGAACCGTTCTTTAGCGGTTTGGAAAGCTTCTTTCATGACAGCTTGAATCTTTTGCGGATCGGGTTTTTTACCGCCCATTAAGTCACCAAAATAGACAAGCGCGCCTTCGCCTAATGCCCAAGTATAGGCGGCTGCCCAAGATGCGGCGATCGCGCTTCCAAGACCCGGAATAAATTTTACCAGCTCTCGCCCGATCGCTTGGGCAAAGAAACCCCCCGCGATCGCGCTAGCCACCCCACCGGCTTGGGAAGGCGTCAGCGTTTGTCCATAAAGTTTACCCAACAAACCCACGAGGGAGACTTGCAAAGCCGTTAAAACGGGCATCGTCGCAAAGGGGAGGGGAACGGCGGCTAAGGTAGCAGCCCCGATGGAAAAGGCTAAAATATAGCGTCGTCCTACATCTCGATACAGAGTTCCTAACTGTTCGCCGACACCGCCTTCTAAGAGTTGGTGAATTGCCCGTGACTCAGCTTCGGGTAAGAGTTCAGCCAAGTTATCTCTAAAGGCTTCTAAGCCGTAGAAGACAGGGGTATAGCCATCTTCTTCTAGGGTAAAGTCAATTAAGACGGCGCGATCGCACAATCCTTTAAAAGTCTCTTGAATGGCTGCAAATGCCCGGTTTACGGCTTCCACCTCTGGGGGATAGGGGGGGTGATCGTTCTGGGTAGCCGGGTAAACTTCGTGCAAGCAAGTGACAGCTAGCAAACACGGGATATTTGGATAAGCAGAACGCAACTGTTGGGCAATTTGACGCAGGGTATCGGTGGCAAAATCATTAATTTTAATCGTTAAAATTAAGACTCTAGCGCCTTGAGACTCCTGTTTTAAGTCGTTGCTTAATTCTTGAATAATCGTTTGGGTTTCTCGGTTCACATCTCCCAAACCAACCGTATCGGTAAAAATCAGCAACGGTAGATCCTCAGAAGGATAAGCATAGCGTTCGGTGTGCTGAGTATGGGGGCGAAACCCTTGTCCAATAATATCTGCGGAAACGCCTGTTAAGCCGCGCACAATTGAGCTTTTGCCTGCTTGGGGTTTGCCAATTAACAGCGCTTCTGTTGTTGGGAGTTGGGCGCGAACGGCTGCTAAGATTTCCGCAACCTGTTCTTCACTGACGCTAAACCAACTGATGAACGTTTGGGTTGCTTGATTAATCGGTAGAATTTGAGTCAGGCGAGACGTTGCATCATTCCAGATCCCGGTGAAGCGATTAGTCCAAGCGTCTTTTTTCGGCTCTAATGGAGGAGTCGGTTCTTGGGAAAGTGGCTCATTCGGATCGGACTCGCTGCTCATACCTGATGGGTTCGGTCAATTGAAAACTGGACTGAGCGATACTCAAAAAAATGGGTACGCCCCTTTAAAGCTTACCAATTGCATCGATTAATTCCACCAAATCCACAGGTTTAGAGAGATGTCTGTTAAAACCGGCTTGGAGAACCCGTTGGACATCCGGATCGCTAGCATAGGCAGTCAGGGCGATCGCCTTCAGGTTTCCACCGCGTTCGGAGGGGAACTGGCGAATTCTAGCAATTAACTCGCAGCCATCCATATCGGGCATCCCAATATCGCTGACGAGAATATCGGGAACGTGGAGGGCAATTTTACTAAGCGCCTCTTCGGCAGAATTCGCCGACTCTACAATAGCACCCGCTTCAGCCAAGACAAAGGCAATCAATTGACAGGCGTCGGAATCGTCATCCACAATCAAAATCCGTCGCTCTGTCAGTTGGGGAAATGCTTCCGGCACCCGTTGCAAACTCATCTCGATGGGACTAGCTGCAAACTGGGATAAGGTCTGTTTGCGACAAATCGGCAATTCAATCGTAAATGTTGAACCGCAATCTTCACCCGAACTCATCGCACTCACCGCGCCGCCGTGCATTTCGACCAAATAGCGCACAATTGCCAACCCCAACCCTAACCCCCCAAACGTCCGAGTCGTTGAACTATCGGCTTGGCGAAATGACTCAAAAACATAGGGTAAAAAATCCGGTTTAATCCCTTTCCCCGTATCGCTAACTTGAATGACGGCTAAATCTGGGTTGCCTTCTGGACGAAACAGGCGAACTTCGATCTTCCCGCCAGCCGGGGTAAACTTCACCGCATTGGACAATAAATTCCAAACCACTTGTTGCAAGCGGTTGGCATCGCCATAAATCGGCCCTACCGTCTCATCTAAGTGCGTTTCAATTGCAATTGACTTTGTTTCTGCGGACAATTGCACCGTTTCTATCGCCGAACGAATCGCCCCCCCGATCTGAATTAAGCTCGGTTTAAGAACCAGTTTGCCCCGCAAAATGCGCGATACATCGAGTAAATCTTCAATCAGTTGCGTTTGCAATAGGGCATTGCGTTCGATGGTTTCTAAGGCTTGAGCTATTTTTGCCTCATTAAACTTGCGAGTTCGCAGCAAGCGTACCCAGCCGACAATCGGATTTAAGGGCGTTCGCAACTCGTGGGACAAAACTGCCAAAAATTCATCTTTGATGCGGTTGGCAGCCTCTGCGGCGCTGCGGGCAGCCTGTTCGCGCTTGAGGAGTTCCTCGCGTTCGCGTTCGGTTTGCTGGCGTTCGGTCATATCAATTACGGTGCCAAACAACCGGATAACGCGGCCTTGGGTGTCAAACTTCGGTTGTCCTTTACTATGAACGTAGCGAATCTCGCCATTGGGTCGCACGATGCAATGGTCTACTTCGTAAGGTTCTCCTGCTTCTAGGGCACGCTGAACCGCCTGTCGGATTTGGGTTGCGTCTTCTGGCGGCATATATTCTAAGATTGCCGGGTAAGAGGGCAGTTCGGAGTCAGGCTGTAGGCCATAGATGCGAAAGAGTTCATCAGACCCACTCATGCGATGGGTACTTAAATCGAGTTCCCAGTTTCCTAGATGGGCAATGCGTTGGGCTTCTGCGAGTTTGGTTTCGCGTTCTTTTAAGGCGGCGTAAGACTCTTGTAGTTGTCCCGCCATGCGGTTAAAGGCGGCGGCGAGAACGCCGAGTTCGTCTTCGCGTTCGATGGGGACGGTAATATCCCAATCTCCTTCGGCTAAGGCGGTGGCGGCGGCGCTGAGGCGGAGGATGGGTTGAATCAGCCAGCGGGCGCTGAGTAAGCCGAAACTGAGCGTGGCAATGAGGGCGATCGCCCCCAGTAAAATTGTATTGAGGGCGGTAGATTGCAGGCCTTGTAATAAGGCGGCTTCAGGTTGAACAATTGCCACTAACCAATCTAAGCCGTATTCATCTTGATAGGGAATGATATCTAAATATTGGCGTTTCCCTTGCAGCGAGAAGTTGAGTTGTACGGGGGCGTTAATTTGGGCAAAATCGGTATAGCGCTGCCGCACAAAGAGGGCAGAGGCGCGGATCAAGGGCGAGGAACTTTCGGTGGCGTGGAGGCGCTGTACTTGTCCTTGAACGATTTTTAGAGGAGGATTGGGGGTTGAGGTGGCGACTAAAAGCCCGGATCGCTCCATAATATAAACTTCCCCAGAACGGACAATTTCTAGGGTTTGCAAAAAGCGATTGATCTCGGTCAAGATTAAGTCGGTGGCGAGAACGCCTTGAAAATTTCCGGCGCGATCGAACAGCGGACGAACCGCAGAAATCACGTAAATGTCCTGCTGGCTTGCATAGGAAAAAATGGCTGTCCATTGACCGTTCGGCGAAGCTTGACCGATGCGATACCAAGGACGCGATCGCGGATCGTAGTAGCGCGTTCCCACATAGGCGGGGATGGGTTGAGGGTTGCCAAACTCGTCAGTTTCGTACATTCGCAGGGTACGATCGGGGCTGAGGTTTCCGCCTAAACGAAATGTGCGGTTTCGGCGATCGCCTGCGGTAAACTCTCCTTGAATACTCCCAAATCCGATATTGCTGAGGGTGTCATAAAGGCGTATCTGTCGCCACCAGCGCTGTTGCAAGCTTTGAGGGTTGCGAAAATCCAATTGTCCCAAACGGGCGGCTTCGGCGTTGAGTTGGTTTAAGGTATGGGGTATTGCTAAGTAGGAGTCTAATCGATCCTCAATGCGGGCGCTGGCTTCTTGTCTGAGTTGGATGGCGACTTGACGCACAGATTGCTTACCCGAACGCACGGATAGCCATCCCGTCAAACCGACAACCAGGGTAAGCTGCACCACAAAAGGAACGACTAACACAATCGTAAACAAAACTTGTAAAGTCTGCTTTTGAGCGTGCGGATCGCTACGACGGTTGAGGTACTTAGAAAATATGGTCACGACTTGACTGAACCCACAAAATCCGATCCCAGCAATTGGGGAGGTGATTATCTTTATGCTACGAGAATTTTCTCGGAAAACGCTGCCCTGTGTCGATCTCGAAATAGACAGCCTGACTCATCCGAAATGAGTTTGCTTAAAATTGATCTCAATAAAAGTTATTTTCAATCCTGAATGAGATTCAATCCTATGCGTTTTGAACGAACTTTCGCAACTTCTGGACTCGCTGCGATCGCGATTCCTGCACTGATAGTGATGATACCTCTAAATGCGATCGCCCAGAGCATTGAAGGTCAAGGAACTTTAAGTTTACAAGGAAGACCGGATCGCGAAATTGTTCGGGCTTCAATGACTACAGATGCCGAAAACCGCACAGAAATGGCATTTCTACTCAGCGATGGCAATACCATTCGCTTTACCGGACGCTATCAAGGTCAAACCGATAGTACCCAGTTGGGAGTGACGGCAATTCGGCTAACCCATTCTGGCAATGCCGATGCTTCTGGGATTGTCCGCGTTACCTATGTTGAAGGGAGCATTAGTAAAATTGAAGGGGAAGGACTGCTCGATAGTCAAGTTTTTCGCTTTTCTTTTAATCGCGCTGTACCAACCTCCTCTAATGGCGTTGAGAATGCTTTAGGGCGAGGAATCTTACAAATTCAGGATCGATCTCCCCTGGCAATTACCTATGCCTCTGTCCTTACCTATACAGATTCTCGGACTGAAATTACCTTACAACTGAGTAATGGAAATATCATTCGCTTGAGTGGAGAATCTCCAGAGCAAGCACCCAATTCTCCACCTAACTTATTACCCGTGGTTCTAACCCATTCTGGAGATGCCGATGCCTCTGGAATCCTCAATATTACCTATTTAGAAGATAGCGTTCAATCGATTTCAGGGCGGGGAAGTCTTGACGGTCAAACCTTTACGCTGAATTATACTCTTGGCACTCCTTCGCCCTAGAAAGGCGAGGATGCTGGGTTCGGCGATTTGTTTTCAGCCAAGATTAAAGTTGCAATAATCCTGGTATAAAAGAAAAAGCATCTGCCGCTCGTGCCTCCATCGGTCGTAACAGGGCAGTGCGTCTGCTGGATGAGACTCTATCGTTAGACTGAGTTGTAAGCGCAAATTCATCCAGACACTGGGTTGAAATCCCTATCCTTCTGGGACAGAATGGCTTTGCTTTGATGTAAGGAAGGTGTAACCTAAATGCCGAGAAAACAACAGGGGTGGATCACCTTTCAGTCTTCTGAAGAGGAACGACAACTGTTAGAAGAATACTGTCAGCAGTCGCAGCGGACAAAAACAGAGATTCTGCGCGAATTGTTACGCAGCCTGCATTCACCAGCGCCAACCTCGCCGCCTCCCCTTCCCGAACCCCCAGAAATGGCGACTTTAAGCATTAGCGCCCGTAACGTGATTCCGGCTAGCGTTAAACAGGTGATTTGGGGTACCGTCAATGCAGAGGTTGTTTTAGAAGTTGCCCCGCATGTAGAGTTAGTCGCAACCATCACCAAAGCATCGGGAGAGAAGCTAGGCTTGCGAACTGGCAAGACAGTCTATGCGGTGATTAAATCCAGTAACATTATGATTGGGGATATCGCGACGCAACAGCCAAGTGGGTAAGCAGCAAGTGCGTGGCGTGACTCATTCTTTACGATTGGGCGTTACCCTAACGGTTGGTTTAGGATTATCCTCGCTAGCGGCGTTGTTTGTTGGGCGATGGGAAACGGCTAGCCAGCAAACCCGCTTTCAACGACAGATTGAAAATTTAACGACGGCCCTTCAACGCAGCCTCAATCGCTATACGGATGTGCTAGCGTTTCTAGGAGATTACTATGGAGTTGTGCCGGGACAGGTACAGCGTCAGGACTTTGCTAATTTTGTGGCGCGATCGCTCTCAACTTATCCCGGTATTCAAGCCTTAGAATGGGCACCGTTAGTGCAGCACGCAGAACGGTTAGACTTTGAACGTCGCATACAAGCCGAAGGTTATCCCAATTTTCAGATTACCCAACTTTCCGAGGGGAATCGGTTGATTCGCTCAAGCGATCGCCCTTACTATATTCCTGTCACCTATGTGGTGCCTTTTGCCAGTAATGAAGCGGCGTTTGGGTTCGATCTTAACTCAAATCCAGCCCGCGCGATCGCGATCGCCTCGGCTAAGGATAATGGCGAAATTACAGCCACTGGAAGAATTCGCCTTGTGCAAGAACAGCGCGATCAATTTGGCTTTTTAGTCCTGTTTCCCTTATATCAAACTTCCACCCTTCCCGATGAGTTAACAACGCGCCGCCAGCAATTTCAGGGATTTTTAGTGGGGGTGTTTCGCGTTTCCAATGTGGTTGAAGAATCGCTGCAAGATTTAGATTACGATATTGATTTTGGGCTATATGACCAAAGTGCTAGCCTCAGTCAACAATTTCTAGGAGGGTATGATGCGATCGCGCGAACGGTGACGACTAGCGAACGCCCTCAAGCCGACTCTTCCCTCTGTCCAACCCCTGCTTATTGTACCCGGAGTTTAACCGTTGGACAACGGCAATGGCAAGTCAGATTTTCACCCTCAGCAAACTATACCTTTAACAGCGCTTATGGCGTACCTCTTACCCTGTTAATCGGAATGGGTTTAACCGCAGGTTTAATCTTATATTTGCATCAACTCAACCGCGAATTAGAACAAACCAAAACCTTAAGTAATCTCAAACAGCGGTTTTTCTCAATGGCTTCCCACGAACTCCGCACGCCCCTAAGTACCATCTTACTCTCGGCGGAATCGCTGCAAATTAATCGCCATCAATTATCCGAAGAACAAAAAGAAATTAACATTCAACGAATTTATCTGACAGCAAAACGGATGAGTCAACAAATTGCTGACTTATTAACCTTAACCCGCGCCGAAGTCGGGAAATTAGACTTTCACCCCGAACTTTTAGAAATCGATCTGTTTTGCCAACAAATCTTAGACGAGATGGAATTTCAACAGCGAATTGCCTTTAGCAGCCATTGCCCCAATACTAAGGCATTTTGGGATAAGAAATTAGTGCGATCGCTCCTAACCAACCTCCTCTCTAACGCCGTCAAATATTCGCCCGACGATTGCTTAGTCCAGTTTACCGTCCGCTGCACCGACCAGAACGCCATTTTAGAAATCTGCGATCGCGGTATTGGCATTCCTCTAGCCGATCGATCTCGCATTCAAGATGCATTCTATCGCGGAAGTAACGTCGGTTCCATTCCAGGTAGCGGCTTAGGGTTAGCCGTCGTCAAAACCTGCATTGAACTCCATCGCGGCGAATGGCACATTGAAAGTCAAGCAGGGGAGGGAACCACCATCACCGTCAAACTCCCTTTAGAATAAAATTGTGATTTTCAAGTGCTGAGTCTAAAGTGCTGAATGGCAAGAGAATGCTGAGTTAAAACCTATCCCCCCATCTCCCCACCCTCTTCGGAACTCGGAACTCGGAACTCCCTACTTCCCACTCCAATGAATGACTCGCTTTTCCAACATTAAAAACAACACATTCAAACCATAGCCCAACAACCCCGTTACCAGAATAGAAGCATACATATCCCGAACATTCAACACTTGTTGAGCATCAATAATCCGCTTACCCAATCCTTGTTCGGTTCCGATAAACATCTCAGCAACAATGACAATCACCAACGCAATACTAATACCACTCCGCAAACCAATGAACGTCTGCGGTAAACTTTCCATCAACAACACATCCTTAAATACCCGCCAGCGATTTGCCCCCATTACCTTCGCCGCTAAAATCCGAGATTGCTTGGCATGAATTACCCCATAAGCGCTATTAAAGACAATTAACAAAAAGGCGCTAAACCCAGCAATCACCACCTTCGATAAATCGCTAACCCCAAAAAATAGAATAAACATGGGAATTAACGCACTCGCGGGAGTCGAACGGAAAAAGTCAATTAAAAACTCAACGCTGCGATAGAGTTTTTCCGAACTTCCCAACGCCACGCCCACCGGAACCCCAATCAGCGCCGCCGTGACAAACGCGCCAAACGTTCTTAATACCGTGGTACCAAAATCGATCGCCATAGTGCCTGTTACCATCGCCTGGAATAAGGTTGCGATCGTTGTCCAGGGAGTGGGTAACAAGACCGGATTCACCCACCCAGAAATGGCAATTAGCCACCAGAGAAGCAGTAAAACGAACACCCCCACTAAGGGCAGAAACCGATCGAGATGCTTCGCCAGAGAGAGTTTAGGAACGCGACGCCCAGAGGAATAGCTAGAAGCAGTCATTTCCGCATCTCCTGACGAAAAATTTCTAAACAATAACGGCTAATTTCCACAAACTCAGGGGAAGAGAGGGTTTCAAACGTCCGAGGGCGAGGGGCATTAAATGCCACCCTCTCGACTAACCGCGTGGGACGCTTGCTGAGGAGTAAGATCGTATCGGCTAAGAAAACCGCTTCTTCCAGGTTATGCACCACCATAAACATCGGAATTTGGGTGGTCATAAAAATTTCTTGGAGTTTGTCGCGGACGAAGAGGGTGGTTTCAAAATCTAGCGCCGAGAAGGGTTCATCCAGAAATAGCACTTCTGGGTCGGCAACTAGGGCCCGCATAATGGAGATGAGTTGCTGTTGACCTCCAGAAAAGCTGTAGGGATAGCGTTTGAGATCGAGTTGAATATTAAACGTAGCAATTAATTGCTCAACGCGATCGCGACATTCTCTTTCCCCAACTCCTTTCACCCGCAGCGGATAGGCAATATTATCATAGGCACTCAGCCAAGGCAGCATGGCATCGCGATAGTTTTGAAAGACATAGCCAATGCGGGCGCGACGGATGGGTTTCCCGTGGATGCGGATTTCGCCCTGGTCAAAAGGCATCAAGCCGCTAATCATATTAATCAGGGTTGATTTACCGCAACCGTTGGGGCCAAAAACCGAGACTAATTGGTTATTGGCTAAATCAAGATTGAAGTTATCGTACAGAACAACTTCGCCAAAGGACTTACAGAGGCCTTGGACAGAAACAAAATGTTCGGGGGGGGCAATCTGCTGATTTGTTATAGCATCTGCTACCATAAATACCTCCTGAATTAGGCGGGGGCGTACAGCAAAGCCGCGACATCGACCTTGCGAGAAAAGACGGCTTTATCGGTCATGAAGTCAAAGAATTTTTGAAAGTAAGCCACGTCTGCTGGTGTAAACTCGTCGTACATGGTGTAATTCACCAAGGGGACTTTTTGGACGAGTTCTCCTTCAATGGCGGTGTAACCCGTCAGGTACTGGCGGGCTTCGTCGGGGTTGTTGCGAATATCCAAAATGGCGCGGCGATAGGCTTCAGCGTAGGTTTTGGTGGTTTGGGGATATTGTTCAATAAATTGGGTACTGAGGGCGGCTGCACCTCCAAACCAGGGGGCCATTGCATCGCCGAGAATATATTTAGCCACAACGCCGTTTTCTAAAATGCGGGTAATGCCTTTCATTTCGCCGACGGTTCCGGTGGGTTCTAGGGTATAGGCGGCGTCAATTTGTCCGGATTCAAGGGCGGCGACATGTTGGCTAATTTCGAGTTGTTGTACTCTGGGTTCTGTAACGCCCGCAGCGGTTAAAATGGCTTCTGCGATCGCTTTATTTTGTGCCCCTGGGCCGGTGGCAAATCTTTTACCATTGAGATCCGCTACCGATTGAATGGGACTATCTTTAGCAACGATGACTTGATCGAGTAAAAATTGAGCATTGCTTGGGTTGGCTGCCAAAATTTTGAATAAGCCGGGTGAGGTGATTTCTGCTAATCCTAAAGCCCCGCTAGCCACGCCATTTCCTGTACCTTGCAAGCGTCCGGCGATGATTCCTTCTGCAACTTGGTTGGGCGAGGCAAATCGTACTGCTTCTACATCCAATCCCGCCTCTTGAAAGTATCCTTTTTTGACGGCGACAAACAGCGGTAAACCGGAAGCAACTGGCCAAAATCCAACGGAAATCTTACCCGGATTTTCTGAATCACTATTGGCTGAACTTGCGGTTTGACCTTGGGTACAGCCGTGGGCGATAACGGCTAATGCGGCCCCTGCACTGAACTTGAGAAAATGGCGTCTGTGAATCTTCATACTTGCTACGCTACAAATTTCAAAATTTGAGGTAAGATTGCATCAAGCGATACAGAATTTCACAGTGCATTGTGAATTTGAGCAAGAATTGAAAACACCGTTCTCTTCTGTAACTTGAGAACTAACGGTACAGATTGCAGGTGAAATTAACCGGGATGAAATCGGGGAGAAATCGGGGAGAATATTAGAAGTTCATGACATCTATTGACGTGACTGGAATCCGACGTAATCTCTTTGAGTTAGGGGAACTTTCAAAAATGGTCTTTTTAAAAAAAAGTTATTCTTGCTTTAAACCCGATCTAAGGCTTTCAAGCGATATCCTAAACCATGAACGGTTTCAATAAAATCTTTGGGCGCGCCTGCGGCTTTTAACTTGGAACGCAAGTTTTTAATATAGGTTTTAATGGTGTCTTCTTCTGGGGACTCTTGCCAACTCCAAACCTGTTCAATAATGGCTGTTCGGCTTAAGACTCGCCGACCGTAGCGTAACATGGCTTCTAGCAATGCAAACTCTTTGGGGGTGAGCTGAATTTGCACGCGGTTGTACTTCACTTCATAACTGCTCGGATCGAGTTGTAGGGCACCCCACGCTAAAATAGGAGCCGATCCAGGTTTTCCGCGACGCAACAATGCCCGAATTTGGGCCAGCAATTCCTGAAGGTTAAAGGGTTTGACCATGTAAGCATCTGCACCCGCATCCAGTCCAATCACTTTATCCAAACTGGTATCGCGAGCCGTGAGCATAAGAATCGGGGTAGAATAACCGCGATCGCGCAATCGCTGACACAAGCCAATTCCATCTAATTTCGGTAAAGTGACATCCAGCAAAATCAGATCGTAAACAAACCCTTCTGTTTGTCTTAACCCCAGTTCGCCATCTCTGGCTAAATCAACAGCATACCTTTGGGCGGTTAGGGTTTCAGCCAAAGAGTCCGCCAACTGGATATCGTCTTCCACCAATAAAATTCTCATTGTCCAGAGGAAGTTATCCCAGGAAGGTTGAAAGCGCTTCTGAGAACTATCCTGATGGAAGCGCGATCGCATTATTGTCTTTTTAAATACAAATAAGCGATCCGCTAACCCTTCTCAACTCAGCCCTGAATACTGGTAATAGCTTCCCGCAAATTTCCTTGATGCTGGTTTAGAAGATGATGGGCTTTGTCTTTCTCTAAACCCGTCCAGTGCATCATCAAAGCCAGTTTGACATTGCGATCGCTCCTTTCGAGCAATTCCGCACATTCAGAACGGCTCAGTTCAGTGAGATCGCCTAAAATGCGGAGAGCGCGATCGCGTAATTTCTTATTGGTGACAGCCACATCCACCATGCGATTGCCATACACTTTACCTAACTTGACCATCGCCCCGGTCGAGAGAATATTTAGCGCCATTTTGGTCACAGTTCCCGCCTTTAAACGCGTCGAACCCGCCAACACTTCTGGCCCGACTAGCAGGCGAATATCAATATCTGCATCAATCTCAACTTGTTCGGCGGGGACGCAAGCGATAAAAACCGTCGTTGCGCCGCGCTGTCTGGCGGCTTGAATTGCACCGTGGACGTAAGGGGTTGTCCCCCCGGCGGTAATGCCCACCACGACATCTAATTCTGTCACATGACGATGGGCGATCGCTTCTGACCCATCCTCAAACAAATCTTCCAAATCTTCCGAACTGCGAACCAGCGCCCCCGCACCCCCGGCTATAATGCCCTGTACCATCTCCGGATGGGTGCAGAACGTGGGGGGACATTCAGCCGCATCCAACACGCCTAAGCGCCCGCTAGTGCCCGCTCCCGCGTAAAACAAGCGCCCGCCGTGCCGCAACTTTTCCGCAATCCGATCCACGGCCTGGGCTAACTGATGTTTCGCTGCTGCGATCGCTTCAACCGTCTTCGCATCCTCGCGGTTAAATAACTCCACCAATTCCAAAGCACTCAAACTATCGAGGGTCAAACTCTCAGGATTCACCTGTTCTGTCAGCAAGTGACCGCGTTCTTCCATTACAACAAACCTTCCAATCGACGACGAATGCGTTCAAGTTCAGTATCCGACATTGAACTTGAATCTTCCTCTGAAGCGTCTACAGATGCTTTGGAGTCTTTGGCTGCTTCTTCAGGTTGCCAATCTAATTGCTCTGCATTAGAATCCGGCGGAACCGCTAGCATCCCTTCTGTCACCAACTCCCAATCG
Proteins encoded in this window:
- a CDS encoding GTPase family protein, with product MSSESDPNEPLSQEPTPPLEPKKDAWTNRFTGIWNDATSRLTQILPINQATQTFISWFSVSEEQVAEILAAVRAQLPTTEALLIGKPQAGKSSIVRGLTGVSADIIGQGFRPHTQHTERYAYPSEDLPLLIFTDTVGLGDVNRETQTIIQELSNDLKQESQGARVLILTIKINDFATDTLRQIAQQLRSAYPNIPCLLAVTCLHEVYPATQNDHPPYPPEVEAVNRAFAAIQETFKGLCDRAVLIDFTLEEDGYTPVFYGLEAFRDNLAELLPEAESRAIHQLLEGGVGEQLGTLYRDVGRRYILAFSIGAATLAAVPLPFATMPVLTALQVSLVGLLGKLYGQTLTPSQAGGVASAIAGGFFAQAIGRELVKFIPGLGSAIAASWAAAYTWALGEGALVYFGDLMGGKKPDPQKIQAVMKEAFQTAKERFKGS
- a CDS encoding ATP-binding protein → MTIFSKYLNRRSDPHAQKQTLQVLFTIVLVVPFVVQLTLVVGLTGWLSVRSGKQSVRQVAIQLRQEASARIEDRLDSYLAIPHTLNQLNAEAARLGQLDFRNPQSLQQRWWRQIRLYDTLSNIGFGSIQGEFTAGDRRNRTFRLGGNLSPDRTLRMYETDEFGNPQPIPAYVGTRYYDPRSRPWYRIGQASPNGQWTAIFSYASQQDIYVISAVRPLFDRAGNFQGVLATDLILTEINRFLQTLEIVRSGEVYIMERSGLLVATSTPNPPLKIVQGQVQRLHATESSSPLIRASALFVRQRYTDFAQINAPVQLNFSLQGKRQYLDIIPYQDEYGLDWLVAIVQPEAALLQGLQSTALNTILLGAIALIATLSFGLLSARWLIQPILRLSAAATALAEGDWDITVPIEREDELGVLAAAFNRMAGQLQESYAALKERETKLAEAQRIAHLGNWELDLSTHRMSGSDELFRIYGLQPDSELPSYPAILEYMPPEDATQIRQAVQRALEAGEPYEVDHCIVRPNGEIRYVHSKGQPKFDTQGRVIRLFGTVIDMTERQQTEREREELLKREQAARSAAEAANRIKDEFLAVLSHELRTPLNPIVGWVRLLRTRKFNEAKIAQALETIERNALLQTQLIEDLLDVSRILRGKLVLKPSLIQIGGAIRSAIETVQLSAETKSIAIETHLDETVGPIYGDANRLQQVVWNLLSNAVKFTPAGGKIEVRLFRPEGNPDLAVIQVSDTGKGIKPDFLPYVFESFRQADSSTTRTFGGLGLGLAIVRYLVEMHGGAVSAMSSGEDCGSTFTIELPICRKQTLSQFAASPIEMSLQRVPEAFPQLTERRILIVDDDSDACQLIAFVLAEAGAIVESANSAEEALSKIALHVPDILVSDIGMPDMDGCELIARIRQFPSERGGNLKAIALTAYASDPDVQRVLQAGFNRHLSKPVDLVELIDAIGKL
- a CDS encoding molybdopterin-binding protein, with the protein product MPRKQQGWITFQSSEEERQLLEEYCQQSQRTKTEILRELLRSLHSPAPTSPPPLPEPPEMATLSISARNVIPASVKQVIWGTVNAEVVLEVAPHVELVATITKASGEKLGLRTGKTVYAVIKSSNIMIGDIATQQPSG
- a CDS encoding CHASE domain-containing protein; this translates as MTHSLRLGVTLTVGLGLSSLAALFVGRWETASQQTRFQRQIENLTTALQRSLNRYTDVLAFLGDYYGVVPGQVQRQDFANFVARSLSTYPGIQALEWAPLVQHAERLDFERRIQAEGYPNFQITQLSEGNRLIRSSDRPYYIPVTYVVPFASNEAAFGFDLNSNPARAIAIASAKDNGEITATGRIRLVQEQRDQFGFLVLFPLYQTSTLPDELTTRRQQFQGFLVGVFRVSNVVEESLQDLDYDIDFGLYDQSASLSQQFLGGYDAIARTVTTSERPQADSSLCPTPAYCTRSLTVGQRQWQVRFSPSANYTFNSAYGVPLTLLIGMGLTAGLILYLHQLNRELEQTKTLSNLKQRFFSMASHELRTPLSTILLSAESLQINRHQLSEEQKEINIQRIYLTAKRMSQQIADLLTLTRAEVGKLDFHPELLEIDLFCQQILDEMEFQQRIAFSSHCPNTKAFWDKKLVRSLLTNLLSNAVKYSPDDCLVQFTVRCTDQNAILEICDRGIGIPLADRSRIQDAFYRGSNVGSIPGSGLGLAVVKTCIELHRGEWHIESQAGEGTTITVKLPLE
- a CDS encoding ABC transporter permease, which gives rise to MTASSYSSGRRVPKLSLAKHLDRFLPLVGVFVLLLLWWLIAISGWVNPVLLPTPWTTIATLFQAMVTGTMAIDFGTTVLRTFGAFVTAALIGVPVGVALGSSEKLYRSVEFLIDFFRSTPASALIPMFILFFGVSDLSKVVIAGFSAFLLIVFNSAYGVIHAKQSRILAAKVMGANRWRVFKDVLLMESLPQTFIGLRSGISIALVIVIVAEMFIGTEQGLGKRIIDAQQVLNVRDMYASILVTGLLGYGLNVLFLMLEKRVIHWSGK
- a CDS encoding ABC transporter ATP-binding protein gives rise to the protein MVADAITNQQIAPPEHFVSVQGLCKSFGEVVLYDNFNLDLANNQLVSVFGPNGCGKSTLINMISGLMPFDQGEIRIHGKPIRRARIGYVFQNYRDAMLPWLSAYDNIAYPLRVKGVGERECRDRVEQLIATFNIQLDLKRYPYSFSGGQQQLISIMRALVADPEVLFLDEPFSALDFETTLFVRDKLQEIFMTTQIPMFMVVHNLEEAVFLADTILLLSKRPTRLVERVAFNAPRPRTFETLSSPEFVEISRYCLEIFRQEMRK
- a CDS encoding ABC transporter substrate-binding protein: MKIHRRHFLKFSAGAALAVIAHGCTQGQTASSANSDSENPGKISVGFWPVASGLPLFVAVKKGYFQEAGLDVEAVRFASPNQVAEGIIAGRLQGTGNGVASGALGLAEITSPGLFKILAANPSNAQFLLDQVIVAKDSPIQSVADLNGKRFATGPGAQNKAIAEAILTAAGVTEPRVQQLEISQHVAALESGQIDAAYTLEPTGTVGEMKGITRILENGVVAKYILGDAMAPWFGGAAALSTQFIEQYPQTTKTYAEAYRRAILDIRNNPDEARQYLTGYTAIEGELVQKVPLVNYTMYDEFTPADVAYFQKFFDFMTDKAVFSRKVDVAALLYAPA